In Sorghum bicolor cultivar BTx623 chromosome 10, Sorghum_bicolor_NCBIv3, whole genome shotgun sequence, one genomic interval encodes:
- the LOC8065509 gene encoding uncharacterized protein LOC8065509, giving the protein MLLLSADSPLGLQTLISADADASSKGGGNVATRTIAASPSVVRCLANGCEADGGRDGKEEEEERGGGCWVSYGWRRLPRRLPPAIQSPRPLVRERTADGRLVISREEAAHRVCARKVEDRRLVLELVDDGRDGGAAPPSQRRRRWSHPLVGQEAKASASAAGEESARAPTTSSPVAAVPVPPVPAEACFEGAIREASLRETRMSLLRMVH; this is encoded by the coding sequence ATGCTCCTCCTGTCCGCGGATAGCCCCCTCGGCCTCCAAACCCTAATCTCCGCTGACGCTGATGCCTCCTCCAAGGGGGGCGGCAACGTGGCCACGCGCACGATCGCCGCCTCGCCCAGCGTGGTACGTTGCCTCGCCAACGGCTGCGAAGCGGATGGTGGCCGTGacgggaaggaggaggaggaggagcggggcgGTGGTTGCTGGGTGTCGTACGGGTGGCGGCGCCTGCCGCGGCGCCTGCCGCCCGCGATCCAGTCGCCCCGGCCGCTTGTGCGGGAGCGCACCGCCGACGGACGCCTCGTGATCTCGCGGGAGGAGGCCGCGCACCGCGTCTGCGCCAGGAAGGTCGAGGATCGCCGCCTCGTCCTGGAGCTCGTCGACGACGGGCgcgacggcggcgcggcgcccccgtctcagcggcggcggcggtggtcgcACCCGTTGGTCGGGCAGGAAGCCAAGGCGTCTGCATCAGCCGCCGGCGAGGAGTCTGCGCGGGCTCCAACTACGTCGTCTCCGGTTGCTGCGGTTCCGGTACCGCCCGTCCCGGCCGAGGCGTGCTTCGAGGGTGCGATCCGCGAGGCGTCGCTGCGTGAGACGCGGATGAGCTTGCTCAGGATGGTCCATTGA